One Candidatus Aminicenantes bacterium genomic window, GGCGGTCATGGCGATGATCATTTTTTTCAGCGTTTCCGCCTGGGCGTCCTCGACATCGACCTCGGAGATCTTGGAGATCTTGGTCACCCCCCAAACGATGTCGCTGATCTCGGTCCCGAAAAGCTTGTTCAGGTCCTCGCGGCTGTACTGGGAATCCTCGATCACGTCGTGGAGCAGGGCGGCGGCGATGGAGATTTCATCGACCTTCATGTCGGCCAAAATCCCGGCCACGGTCAGCGGATGGGTGATGAAGGGTTCATTGGAGGCCCTTTTCTGGTTCAAGTGGGCGTCGGTGGAAATGGCGTAGGCCTTCTTGAGCAGGGCGATGTTGGCCTCGGGGTAATATTTCAGTATCTTTTCCTGCAATTCGTGAAAGCGCTTGATCATTCCCCTTATTATATATTATTTTTTGCCTCGGCGCCTTTGCCGGCGCATTTTTTCCAAAAAAATCGGCTTGACCTCCCGGGTAAAAGCGGGTATGCTGGGTCCATGATCAGAATTGCCAGCGGCTTCTACAAGGGGCGGGTGTTGCGCGGCGGAAAAAACTCCGTCATCCGCCCGACCATGTCGAAGCTGAAGCTCACCTTCTTCGACATCCTGCAGCACGATGTCAAGGAAAAAATTTTTCTCGACGGCTTCGCCGGCACCGGCAATATCGGCATTGAGGCGCTCTCGCGCGGCGCCGAGTACGTCATTTTCATCGACGACTTGCCCGAGGCGGCGCGCACCATCAAGCACAACGCCGAAAAAATAGGCATCGCCAGCGATTTTTACCGGGTGATCCTCGGCGATTTCAACCGCTCGATCATCGCCCTGGCCAAGGACGGCTTCCAGTTCGACCTGATCTACCTCGACCCGCCCTACGCCATGCTCGAATACGCCAATCCGCTGAAGGTGATTTTCAAGCGCAACGTGCTGAAAAAAGACGGGCTGATCGTGCTGGAAAGGCCGACACAGGTCCGCTTCGAAACGCCCTATTTCACCCTGCGCCGCAGCGTGCCCAGCGGCCGCGAAAGCCTCGATTTTTTCGGCTACTGACGTCGCTCCCTTTCCCTTATTTCGATCCCGGTTCTTCCTGACCTTAGCCGCCGTTCAACCTGGAG contains:
- the rsmD gene encoding 16S rRNA (guanine(966)-N(2))-methyltransferase RsmD is translated as MIRIASGFYKGRVLRGGKNSVIRPTMSKLKLTFFDILQHDVKEKIFLDGFAGTGNIGIEALSRGAEYVIFIDDLPEAARTIKHNAEKIGIASDFYRVILGDFNRSIIALAKDGFQFDLIYLDPPYAMLEYANPLKVIFKRNVLKKDGLIVLERPTQVRFETPYFTLRRSVPSGRESLDFFGY